From Micromonospora echinaurantiaca:
CGAGCCGGACACCGGCCCGCGGGTCCGGGTCAACCAGGTCGGCTACCTCCCCGGCGGCCCGAAGCACGCCACCGTGGTCACCGAGGCCACCGACCCGCTGCCGTGGGAGCTGCGGTCCGCCGCCGGCACCGTGCTGACCACCGGCGACAGCACCCCGCGCGGGGTGGACGCCGCCTCCGGCCAGCGCGTGCACACGGTGGACTTCTCCGCGTACCGCACCCCGGGAGCCGGGCTGACGCTGACCGTCGACGGCGAGACCAGCCACCCGTTCGACATCTCCGGCACCCTCTACGACGGGCTGCGTGCCGACTCGCTCCAGTTCTTCTACGCCCAGCGCAGCGGCATCGCCATCGACGGCGACCTGCTCGGCCCGGCGTACGCCCGCCCGGCCGGGCACCTGGGCGTGGCGCCCAACCAGGGCGACACCGACGTGCCCTGCCAGCCCGGCGTCTGCGACCACCGGCTGGACGTGCGCGGCGGCTGGTACGACGCCGGCGACCACGGCAAGTACGTGGTCAACGGCGGCATCGCCACCTACCAGCTGCTGAACACCTTCGAGCGGACCAAGACCGCGCGCACCGCGGGCGGCGGCGCGGGCCTCGCCGACGGCACCCTGCGGGTGCCCGAGCGCGGCAACGGCGTGCCGGACATCCTCGACGAGGCCCGCTGGGAACTGGAGTTCCTGCTGCGCATGCAGGTGCCGGCCGGCGAGCCGCTGGCCGGGATGGCCCACCACAAGGTGCACGACCGGAACTGGACCGGGCTGCCGCTGCTGCCGCACGACGACCCGCAACCCCGCGAGCTGCACCCGCCGTCCACCGCGGCCACCCTCAACCTGGCCGCCACCGCCGCCCAGTGCGCCCGGCTCTACGCCCCGTACGACGCGGCCTTCGCCAGCCGCTGCGCCACCGCGGCGCGGACCGCGTACGCCGCGGCCGAGGCCAACCCGACCCGCTACGCCGACCCGCAGGACGGCAACGGGGGTGGCGCCTACAGCGACGGCGACGTCAGCGACGAGTTCTACTGGGCCGCGGTCGAGCTGTTCCTGACTACGGGCGAGCAGCCCTACCTGGCCGACCTGACCGCGTCCCCGCACCACACCGGCGACGTGTTCGGCGCCCAGGGCTTCGGCTGGGGCAGCACCGCCGCGCTCGGCCGGCTCGACCTGGCCACCGTGCCGAACGGGCTGCCCGCCGCCGACCTGGCCCGGGTACGCGCCTCGGTGAGCGCCGCCGCCGACTCCCACCTGGCCACCCTGAACGGCCAGGCCTACGGGCTGCCCATGCCGGGCGACCGGGGCAGCTACTTCTGGGGCGGGAACAGCAACATCATCAACAACGCGGTGGTGCTGGCCACCGCGTACGACCTGACCGGGGACGCGCGGTACCGCGACGGCGCGGTGCAGGCGATGGACTACCTGCTCGGCCGCAACGCGCTGAACATCTCGTACGTGACCGGCTGGGGCGACCGGACGGCCCGCAACCAGCACAGCCGGATCTTCGCCAACCAGCTGGACCCGGCGCTGCCCAACCCGCCGGCCGGCTCCCTCGCCGGCGGCGCGAACGCCAACCTGGAGGACCCGTTCGCCGCGCAACTGCTCGCCGGCTGCGCCCCGATGTTCTGCTACGTCGACGACATCAACTCGTACGCGACCAACGAGGTGGC
This genomic window contains:
- a CDS encoding glycoside hydrolase family 9 protein codes for the protein MTPSRRRLALLAAATTLALAGGTAAPAQADPPPDAPEQIDNGDFSAGVSPWFSYGTGPLAVTDGRLCATVPGGLANPWDAGIGQDGVPLLAGSEYTLGFDVSATPGTPVTAVLQLGSAPYTTYASLTGTATGTAQRFEKTFTAPADNPTAQLIFQVGGSADEQTVCLDDVSLRGGEPPEPYEPDTGPRVRVNQVGYLPGGPKHATVVTEATDPLPWELRSAAGTVLTTGDSTPRGVDAASGQRVHTVDFSAYRTPGAGLTLTVDGETSHPFDISGTLYDGLRADSLQFFYAQRSGIAIDGDLLGPAYARPAGHLGVAPNQGDTDVPCQPGVCDHRLDVRGGWYDAGDHGKYVVNGGIATYQLLNTFERTKTARTAGGGAGLADGTLRVPERGNGVPDILDEARWELEFLLRMQVPAGEPLAGMAHHKVHDRNWTGLPLLPHDDPQPRELHPPSTAATLNLAATAAQCARLYAPYDAAFASRCATAARTAYAAAEANPTRYADPQDGNGGGAYSDGDVSDEFYWAAVELFLTTGEQPYLADLTASPHHTGDVFGAQGFGWGSTAALGRLDLATVPNGLPAADLARVRASVSAAADSHLATLNGQAYGLPMPGDRGSYFWGGNSNIINNAVVLATAYDLTGDARYRDGAVQAMDYLLGRNALNISYVTGWGDRTARNQHSRIFANQLDPALPNPPAGSLAGGANANLEDPFAAQLLAGCAPMFCYVDDINSYATNEVAINWNSALAWIASFLADQGDAAAVPAATCTATYTNYGTWHGGTGFTAQVTIRNTGPTPVQGWTARFAFTGDQKVREAWLARVTQAGATVTARNESYNARINPGGTVTFGFNAVTGGGANPPPGLITVNGTPCTAG